Proteins encoded in a region of the Bacteroidales bacterium genome:
- a CDS encoding DUF4434 domain-containing protein: MRRDFIKKIAAMGAVAAAAPVIGCSGTTSGTSPVVTSPDQLIVPRAQGLKITGTFLDEITHDIPHQNWGEKEWDADFGYMKAIGIDTVIMIRCGYRKFITYPSEYLMKKHACYMPSMDLLDMFLRLSTKHGMKFYFGLYDSGKYWDTGDLSWEIEDNKFVIEEVWKKYGHHKSFGGWYVSTEISRQTKGAINAFRSMGQQCKDVSGGLPTLISPWIDGKKAVMAASGQLTKTDAVSVQEHEREWGEIFDGVKGAIDTCAFQDGHIDYDELDTFFEINKKLGDKYGMQCWTNAESFDRDMPIKFLPIKFDKLRMKLEAAARARYDKAITFEFPHFMSPQSAYLQAGHLYNRYKDYFNIT; encoded by the coding sequence ATGCGTAGAGACTTTATCAAGAAAATAGCCGCGATGGGCGCCGTAGCGGCAGCAGCACCGGTGATCGGCTGCAGCGGAACAACATCGGGAACATCACCGGTCGTGACGTCACCGGATCAGTTAATTGTCCCGAGGGCGCAGGGATTGAAAATCACGGGAACTTTCCTGGACGAGATAACTCATGATATTCCCCATCAGAACTGGGGTGAAAAAGAATGGGATGCTGATTTTGGATATATGAAAGCGATCGGTATCGATACGGTGATCATGATCCGTTGCGGATACCGGAAGTTCATCACTTATCCGTCCGAATACCTGATGAAGAAACATGCCTGTTATATGCCGTCTATGGATCTGTTGGATATGTTTTTGCGTCTATCGACGAAGCATGGGATGAAATTTTATTTTGGTTTATATGACTCCGGAAAATATTGGGATACAGGAGACCTTAGCTGGGAAATAGAAGACAATAAATTTGTGATCGAGGAAGTCTGGAAAAAATACGGACACCACAAAAGTTTTGGGGGATGGTATGTAAGTACCGAGATCAGCCGCCAGACGAAAGGAGCCATCAATGCTTTTCGTAGTATGGGACAACAGTGCAAGGATGTATCCGGGGGATTACCTACCCTGATCTCTCCGTGGATAGATGGGAAAAAAGCCGTGATGGCAGCCTCCGGTCAATTGACCAAAACCGATGCCGTATCGGTACAGGAGCATGAACGGGAATGGGGCGAGATCTTCGATGGAGTGAAAGGAGCCATCGATACCTGTGCATTTCAGGACGGTCATATCGATTATGATGAATTGGATACCTTCTTCGAAATCAATAAGAAGCTGGGCGATAAATACGGAATGCAATGCTGGACCAATGCCGAATCGTTTGACCGGGATATGCCGATCAAATTCCTTCCCATTAAATTCGATAAACTGAGAATGAAGCTCGAGGCTGCTGCCCGTGCCAGATATGATAAAGCGATCACCTTTGAATTTCCGCATTTTATGAGTCCTCAGTCGGCTTATCTACAGGCAGGACATTTATATAACCGGTATAAGGATTATTTCAACATCACCTGA
- a CDS encoding ADP-ribosylglycohydrolase family protein — protein MKIISSIIFAFLIAACSHPVKVSLSNTELLDKIKGGWAGQTIGCTYGGPTEFHYKGRIIPDSVDIPWPDGYIKWYFGHFPGLYDDVYMDLTFVDVFDRYGIDAPADSFAMAFAKAGYTLWHANQAARYNILNGMMPPESGHWLNNPHADCIDFQIEADFAGLMSPGMPNASSEICDKIGHIMNYGDGWYGGVYVAAMYSLAFIYDDVEKIVLEALKTIPEQSTFYQCIHDVINWYYQYPGDWKKTWADLENKWNHEVGCPDGVFDPFNIDAKMNAAYIVIGLLYGKGDFSATLDISTRCGQDSDCNPASAGGILGTMLGYSNIPEKWMKNLYEVEDIDFAYTNISLNRTYRMSFDQALQVIERNGGKIHDDRVDIRIQPPMPVRLEQSFEHCYPKERLAGKPLEKEQDTTIEFDGTGVVLRGSFNTTESRPADDYTAILEVYVDGDLSGQMKFPYNYTTRKTELFWKYQLPNGKHSIRIKWLNPEENTHINIWDALVYSDKI, from the coding sequence ATGAAAATTATTTCATCCATCATCTTTGCATTTCTTATTGCCGCTTGTTCCCATCCGGTAAAAGTTTCCTTATCGAATACGGAATTACTGGATAAGATCAAGGGGGGATGGGCCGGGCAGACCATCGGCTGTACTTACGGCGGACCTACGGAATTTCATTACAAGGGGAGGATCATTCCCGATTCGGTGGATATTCCCTGGCCGGACGGTTATATTAAATGGTATTTCGGGCATTTCCCCGGACTGTACGACGATGTATATATGGATCTGACTTTTGTGGATGTGTTCGACCGATACGGGATAGATGCCCCGGCCGATTCATTCGCAATGGCATTTGCAAAAGCCGGATATACCTTATGGCATGCCAACCAGGCAGCGCGGTACAATATCCTGAACGGAATGATGCCGCCTGAGTCCGGACACTGGCTGAACAATCCGCATGCCGACTGTATCGATTTCCAGATCGAGGCCGATTTTGCAGGGTTAATGTCTCCGGGAATGCCCAATGCGTCATCGGAGATATGTGATAAGATCGGTCATATCATGAATTATGGCGACGGCTGGTATGGCGGTGTTTATGTAGCAGCCATGTACAGCCTGGCATTCATATATGATGATGTGGAGAAAATAGTGCTGGAAGCATTAAAGACCATTCCTGAACAAAGCACATTCTATCAATGTATCCATGATGTGATCAACTGGTATTACCAATATCCCGGCGACTGGAAAAAGACCTGGGCCGACCTGGAAAATAAATGGAACCATGAAGTGGGTTGTCCGGATGGCGTTTTTGATCCTTTCAACATCGATGCCAAAATGAATGCCGCTTACATTGTGATCGGACTGTTATACGGGAAAGGTGATTTTTCAGCAACACTGGATATCTCCACCCGTTGCGGGCAGGACAGCGATTGTAATCCGGCATCTGCAGGCGGGATACTGGGTACTATGTTAGGTTACAGCAATATCCCGGAGAAATGGATGAAAAACCTGTATGAAGTAGAGGACATCGATTTTGCCTATACCAACATATCCCTGAACAGGACTTACCGGATGAGTTTTGACCAGGCCTTGCAGGTCATTGAACGGAATGGGGGAAAGATCCATGATGACCGTGTGGATATACGGATCCAACCACCCATGCCGGTACGTCTGGAACAAAGCTTTGAACATTGTTACCCCAAAGAACGACTGGCAGGTAAGCCCCTGGAAAAGGAACAGGATACCACCATCGAGTTTGACGGAACCGGCGTAGTATTGAGGGGATCGTTCAATACCACTGAATCCAGGCCCGCTGATGATTATACGGCAATACTGGAAGTGTATGTGGACGGGGATCTTTCCGGACAAATGAAATTTCCATATAATTATACGACCCGTAAAACGGAGCTTTTCTGGAAATACCAGTTACCTAATGGGAAACATTCCATCCGGATCAAATGGTTGAATCCTGAAGAAAATACCCATATCAATATCTGGGATGCATTGGTTTATTCCGACAAAATATAA